One Benincasa hispida cultivar B227 chromosome 5, ASM972705v1, whole genome shotgun sequence genomic window carries:
- the LOC120078811 gene encoding uncharacterized protein LOC120078811, with the protein MATHLLSPPTHLQTSIKMALHVPLLLAPSRRKPECSHIMSLEPHKRFQNARSVVSCAMNMTAGQSDDSGRVSWDSLKNRVKQLWDNSPEPVKCFPWNEALDNFIQLIADLILTVIKYLCVPLLVVTSLSEMSYCAHEKKLLIVPFPFIIGFSIAEVMRQTALSLSPILKDLEVPWHLITIAIFFTLIKLPGPYYPYWGRIFIPHFTNGGLFRTFWSLFLWFRRPRKTSMLLKHNKNHLDTKRN; encoded by the exons ATGGCGACCCACCTTCTTTCTCCGCCCACCCACCTTCAAACTTCCATTAAAATGGCCCTTCACGTCCCGCTTCTTCTAGCGCCCAGT CGTCGGAAACCAGAATGCAGCCacataatgagtttggaacCACATAAAAGATTTCAGAATGCTAGATCTGTGGTCTCTTGTGCTATGAATATGACTGCAGGACAATCAGATGATTCAGGAAGGGTAAGTTGGGATAGTTTGAAGAACAGGGTAAAACAGCTCTGGGACAACTCACCAGAGCCAGTGAAGTGCTTCCCTTGGAATGAGGCATTGGATAACTTCATCCAGCTTATTGCTGATCTCATCTTGACGGTTATCAAATACTTGTGTGTACCATTACTCGTCGTTACCTCCCTTAGCGAGATGTCCTACTGTGCTCATGAAAAGAAGCTTCTTATTGTCCCATTTCCATTTATAATTGGCTTCTCCATTGCTGAGGTCATGAGACAGACAGCTTTAAGTCTCTCTCCAATTCTTAAG GATCTAGAAGTCCCATGGCATTTGATCACCATTGCAATATTCTTCACTCTCATTAAACTGCCTGGCCCATACTATCCATATTGGGGTCGCATATTCATTCCCCATTTCACAAATGGAGGTTTATTCAGAACTTTCTGGTCTTTGTTTCTCTGGTTTAGAAGACCCCGAAAGACATCAATGTTATTGAAGCATAACAAGAATCACCTGGATACGAAGAGGAATTAA